The following proteins are co-located in the Flectobacillus major DSM 103 genome:
- a CDS encoding YigZ family protein, translated as MLLEDTYKTITTTAEGLFKDRGSKFFAYAYPIEQESEVKELVEILKKEHFKAVHHCYAFRLGQDKTNFRVNDDGEPAGSAGKPILNVLLSKDITNILVVVVRYFGGTLLGVPGLINAYKTATLEALANAEVIEKTVNEIYDVSFEFIQMNDVMKVVKEFGLKIKNQQFDNQCTITLEFRKNMTNQVIGKLEKIDNITIDFVATV; from the coding sequence ATGCTACTGGAAGATACATACAAAACCATCACTACTACAGCAGAAGGGCTTTTTAAAGACCGAGGCAGTAAATTTTTTGCCTATGCCTACCCTATCGAACAAGAAAGTGAAGTAAAAGAATTGGTCGAAATATTAAAGAAAGAACATTTTAAAGCTGTTCATCACTGTTATGCCTTTCGACTGGGGCAAGATAAAACCAATTTTCGGGTAAACGACGACGGCGAACCCGCAGGCTCAGCAGGAAAGCCTATTTTGAATGTATTATTGTCGAAAGATATTACCAATATTTTGGTAGTAGTTGTACGTTATTTTGGAGGTACTTTATTGGGTGTTCCAGGCCTGATTAATGCCTACAAAACAGCCACTTTAGAAGCTTTGGCCAATGCTGAAGTTATCGAAAAAACAGTTAACGAAATATATGACGTTAGTTTTGAGTTTATTCAAATGAACGATGTAATGAAAGTAGTCAAAGAATTTGGCCTAAAAATAAAAAACCAACAATTTGATAATCAATGTACTATTACCTTAGAGTTTCGTAAAAACATGACGAATCAGGTGATTGGCAAACTCGAAAAAATCGACAACATTACCATAGATTTTGTAGCAACAGTCTAG
- a CDS encoding YheT family hydrolase — protein MPLIPSSYQARGIWKNAHFSTIYPSTLRKVKGIQYERQRIELNDGDFLDLDWSYCLLPSSALVIFTHGFLGNSTRPYILGATKLFNQSGWDTVCWNHRGLSGEANRLERVTTHGGSDDLESVINHVMSHTNYQQIVLVGYSKGGNIALKYAGEKGSQIPDVIKKVIAISVPTDIQGSVDAMGEKGFYTKRFKNKLHQFLLQRTHLIDSKWLAEFEKFQTLDEFTGHYIAPLHGLRNAQDYYNRCSAIHVVEQIRIPSLILNAQNDPVLSESCAILDIARQSEYIYSEFPQYGGHCGFYTPNPDGIYWSDYRALAFATE, from the coding sequence ATGCCCCTTATTCCATCATCGTATCAAGCCCGTGGTATTTGGAAAAATGCCCACTTTTCTACGATTTATCCTAGTACCCTTCGCAAAGTAAAAGGTATTCAGTACGAGCGACAAAGAATTGAGCTTAACGATGGCGATTTTTTGGACTTAGATTGGAGTTATTGCTTATTGCCAAGCAGTGCTTTGGTGATTTTTACACATGGCTTTCTCGGAAACTCTACCCGACCGTACATTCTGGGAGCAACCAAGCTTTTTAATCAATCGGGCTGGGATACAGTTTGCTGGAATCATCGTGGGCTTAGTGGCGAAGCCAACCGCCTAGAAAGAGTAACCACACATGGAGGCTCTGACGACCTCGAATCGGTAATTAATCATGTTATGAGCCATACAAACTACCAACAGATTGTACTGGTTGGCTATAGCAAAGGTGGTAATATAGCCCTCAAATATGCTGGCGAAAAGGGTTCTCAAATTCCTGATGTTATCAAAAAAGTCATTGCTATTTCTGTACCAACCGATATTCAAGGAAGCGTAGATGCCATGGGTGAAAAGGGTTTTTATACCAAGCGTTTCAAAAATAAACTTCACCAGTTCTTATTACAACGCACACATCTTATTGACTCAAAATGGTTGGCTGAATTTGAAAAATTCCAAACCCTCGATGAATTTACAGGACATTATATCGCCCCTTTACATGGTTTACGCAATGCCCAAGACTATTACAATCGCTGTAGTGCCATACACGTTGTTGAACAAATCCGTATTCCTTCTTTGATTCTGAATGCCCAAAACGATCCTGTTTTATCTGAAAGCTGTGCTATTTTAGATATTGCTCGACAATCGGAATATATTTACTCTGAATTTCCGCAATACGGCGGACACTGTGGTTTTTATACGCCTAATCCAGATGGTATTTACTGGAGTGATTACCGTGCTTTGGCTTTTGCTACAGAATAA
- a CDS encoding MarR family winged helix-turn-helix transcriptional regulator: MDLISELGPLAIGSRMKRLADMVFKKAVEVYKSHGIDFEPKWFPLFYLLAQKESLGIMEAADFLKISHPAVIQFAKELEKKGWVASEKSPDDARKRILKLTEKGWAFLPQLQEIWANIRAVNQQLIEKEQHNLLIALEAFEQYFLEDGYIKYYKEQIGIPDKA, encoded by the coding sequence ATGGATTTAATCTCAGAACTAGGCCCATTGGCCATCGGTAGTAGAATGAAGCGACTGGCAGATATGGTATTTAAAAAAGCCGTTGAAGTCTACAAAAGTCATGGTATCGACTTTGAACCCAAGTGGTTTCCATTGTTTTATTTATTAGCACAAAAAGAAAGCCTCGGAATTATGGAAGCCGCCGATTTTCTTAAAATTTCGCATCCTGCGGTTATTCAGTTTGCCAAAGAACTAGAAAAGAAAGGCTGGGTTGCTTCCGAAAAATCGCCTGATGATGCTAGAAAAAGAATTTTAAAACTTACTGAAAAAGGATGGGCTTTTTTGCCACAGCTCCAAGAAATATGGGCCAATATTCGAGCTGTCAATCAGCAGCTTATCGAAAAAGAACAACATAATTTACTGATTGCCCTCGAAGCCTTCGAACAGTATTTTCTGGAAGATGGCTATATCAAATACTATAAAGAGCAAATAGGCATTCCTGATAAAGCTTAG
- a CDS encoding PhzF family phenazine biosynthesis protein, whose protein sequence is MQLTIYQLDAFSSKVFGGNPAAVCPLTEWLPDSLMQQIALENNLAETAFYVKEGSRFHIRWFTPAVEVDLCGHATLATAFVIFNFEGYTDTIIEFTSKSGILKVQKQGDLLELDFPVDELTTTQTPEALVSSLGIKPIACFKGKTDYMLVLENEEKVKNLKPDFRLMATVPARGVIVTAQGNDVDFVSRFFGPQCGIDEDPVTGSAHTTLIPYWAKTLDKNDLVALQVSPRQGQLWCTLADNRVKIAGNVTLYLKGIIEI, encoded by the coding sequence ATGCAATTAACGATTTATCAACTAGATGCTTTTTCATCGAAGGTTTTTGGAGGAAACCCTGCGGCTGTCTGTCCCTTAACCGAATGGCTACCCGACTCACTAATGCAGCAAATTGCCCTTGAAAACAACCTTGCCGAAACGGCATTTTATGTAAAAGAAGGCTCACGGTTTCATATTCGATGGTTTACCCCTGCGGTAGAAGTTGACTTGTGTGGACATGCCACATTAGCAACGGCATTTGTCATTTTCAATTTTGAAGGCTATACCGACACTATTATTGAGTTTACATCCAAAAGTGGCATTTTGAAGGTTCAAAAACAAGGTGATTTATTAGAATTAGATTTCCCCGTTGATGAACTAACTACCACCCAAACACCCGAAGCATTGGTCAGCTCGCTGGGAATCAAGCCCATAGCTTGCTTTAAAGGCAAAACAGACTATATGTTAGTTCTAGAAAACGAAGAAAAAGTAAAAAACCTCAAGCCTGATTTTAGGCTTATGGCAACAGTGCCTGCCCGTGGTGTTATTGTAACAGCCCAAGGAAATGATGTAGATTTTGTATCTAGGTTTTTTGGCCCTCAGTGTGGTATCGACGAAGACCCCGTAACAGGCTCGGCACATACTACACTAATACCTTATTGGGCAAAAACATTGGATAAAAACGACTTAGTAGCTTTGCAGGTATCGCCTCGCCAAGGCCAATTATGGTGTACTCTAGCAGACAATCGGGTAAAAATTGCAGGAAATGTAACACTCTATTTAAAGGGCATTATTGAGATTTAG
- a CDS encoding GNAT family N-acetyltransferase, which translates to MNSPSVQIAEYQPIFKEHFKNLNLEWIQKYFKVEPHDLEQLDNPEMYILDKGGQIFFAIYQNEVVGTVALVKNSATDFELAKMAVSPKYQGIGAGKALCAYTIEVAQKAGAKILWLESSRKLTPALTMYSKLGFVEIPMGETPYSRADIKMQIVF; encoded by the coding sequence ATGAACTCTCCAAGCGTACAAATTGCTGAATACCAGCCGATTTTTAAAGAACACTTCAAAAATCTCAATTTGGAATGGATTCAAAAATACTTTAAGGTTGAGCCACACGATTTAGAGCAACTCGACAATCCCGAAATGTATATTTTGGATAAAGGTGGACAGATTTTTTTTGCTATATATCAAAACGAAGTAGTGGGAACAGTAGCGTTGGTCAAAAATTCAGCGACAGATTTTGAGTTAGCCAAAATGGCCGTAAGTCCAAAATACCAAGGTATTGGAGCTGGAAAAGCTTTGTGTGCCTATACCATAGAAGTAGCTCAAAAAGCTGGAGCAAAAATTCTTTGGCTAGAATCAAGCCGTAAGCTAACGCCAGCTCTTACGATGTATAGCAAATTGGGGTTTGTAGAAATCCCTATGGGTGAAACGCCCTATTCTAGGGCTGATATAAAAATGCAAATCGTATTTTAG
- a CDS encoding GNAT family N-acetyltransferase, translated as MYIQTIHTEKATEYYQLLERGITEHADFFRIAPQDLRHEPFPTQNTADSFTLIAYSDKGEMLGTVGFQREQNRLKLRHKGLLFRMYVVPESAGQGIGRKLIQEVIKRVKALGDCRQIVLTVAAKNHIAKKLYHSEGFELFSFEKDAIQLGGNRFADEESMILFLNP; from the coding sequence ATGTATATCCAAACCATTCATACCGAAAAAGCAACTGAGTATTACCAGTTGCTAGAACGAGGTATTACTGAGCATGCTGACTTTTTTCGTATTGCTCCACAAGATTTAAGGCATGAACCTTTCCCAACCCAAAATACAGCCGACAGCTTTACCTTAATTGCCTATTCGGACAAAGGCGAAATGTTGGGTACGGTAGGTTTTCAACGAGAACAAAATCGGTTGAAATTACGCCACAAAGGCTTGTTGTTCAGAATGTATGTAGTACCTGAGTCTGCTGGACAAGGTATTGGGCGTAAGCTTATTCAAGAGGTAATCAAACGAGTAAAAGCGCTTGGCGATTGCCGTCAAATAGTATTAACAGTAGCAGCCAAAAATCATATTGCCAAAAAACTCTATCATTCTGAAGGTTTTGAGTTATTTTCGTTTGAAAAAGATGCCATTCAGCTAGGCGGCAATCGTTTTGCCGATGAAGAATCCATGATTCTTTTTCTGAACCCCTAA
- a CDS encoding SGNH/GDSL hydrolase family protein has product MFAQFLFIIGGILMIPLTPLLIWQGKKVKATVPRLPEAINPQGIFEQASTDFIKVLALGESTFAGVGVDTHQEGIIGKFASRLSQLYQKSVVWEVVAKSGFSAQKVFDELVPIIPDTPFDLILIGLGGNDTFELNSPQKWHHDLKQLLQILKKRQPQAVIVIANLPPVGQFPAFPPPLNWVLGGLTALHTQIARQLAPLFEQIYFHDEKFIISNPQEMFSDGVHPSGKAYQIWGESIAQFIYQKQLI; this is encoded by the coding sequence ATGTTTGCTCAGTTTTTATTTATTATTGGAGGTATTCTGATGATACCACTAACGCCCTTACTAATTTGGCAAGGCAAAAAAGTAAAAGCCACTGTACCTCGTTTACCCGAAGCTATCAATCCACAAGGTATTTTTGAGCAAGCATCTACCGATTTTATCAAAGTACTGGCTCTGGGCGAATCTACCTTTGCAGGCGTGGGTGTCGACACACATCAAGAAGGTATTATTGGCAAATTTGCCTCACGCCTTAGTCAGCTCTACCAAAAGTCGGTGGTTTGGGAAGTTGTAGCCAAAAGTGGCTTTTCTGCCCAAAAAGTTTTCGACGAATTGGTTCCTATTATTCCAGATACCCCTTTCGACCTAATTCTTATCGGGTTGGGTGGCAATGATACTTTCGAGCTTAATTCTCCCCAAAAATGGCATCATGATTTAAAACAATTACTACAAATATTAAAAAAACGCCAGCCTCAAGCCGTTATTGTTATTGCTAATCTACCTCCAGTTGGTCAATTTCCAGCCTTTCCTCCTCCCCTCAACTGGGTTTTGGGTGGCCTTACAGCACTTCATACCCAAATAGCCCGCCAGCTTGCTCCCTTATTTGAGCAAATATATTTTCATGATGAAAAATTCATTATCAGCAATCCACAAGAAATGTTTTCTGATGGGGTTCATCCTTCAGGAAAAGCCTACCAAATTTGGGGTGAGTCTATCGCTCAGTTTATTTATCAAAAACAATTAATCTAA